Within the Granulicella sibirica genome, the region GCAGGGCATCGATCCGATTGCGGCGATCCGGGTGCTGGGGGATGCGATCTTCCATGTGCATGCGAAGGATACGCAGATGTATCCCGCTAACCTCTCGAAGACAGGCGTGCTGGATACGAAGCCGTACACGGATGAGCCGAACCGCGGATGGATCTTCCGGACGTGCGGGTTCGGGCACGGGGCGGAGTGGTGGAAGGAGTTCGTGTCGACGCTGCGGATGTTCGGGTATGACGGCACCTTGTCGATCGAACACGAAGACAGCCTTCTTTCTCCCGAGGAAGGCCTGCGGAAGGCATCTGACTTCCTGAAAGAGATTGTGATCCGGGAAGCTCCGACGGCCGCCTGGTGGGTCTAGGGCGGTCCGTTGGACGGATTGGAAGTGGAGTGCCGGGTTTGGACAAACGTTCGACCGGATGGTTTGGAGGGCTATGAGGCGCAGCGATCGGGTTCGTTCTGAGGGTGGAAGGCCGAAGGTAGCGGCTCTGGTCGCGGGGCTGGTCCTCGCCGGGTTTGCACTGACTATGTCGTGGGCTTGGCAGGGGCGGGTGTATGCCGCTTCTTCGAGCTCGACGACTACGCAATCACCTGGTGCGACGCCTGTCGATCCGGCTGGCGAGAAGGTGTATCTCGCTAACTGCGCGATGTGTCATGGGAAGCAGCGGGAGGGCTTGCTGCATGCTTTTCCGACGCTTGTCGGCGTAAAGAAGCAGCTTTCTGACGATCAGATTACGGACCGGATTCATCACGGCAAGGGCAACATGCCCGCGTTCCCCAAGATCGAGGGCGCGGACCTGAAGGCGCTGCTGAGCTTCCTGGGGAGCGATCCGCTTCCGCTGACGGGAGTCCCGGCGACTGGGGCACAGAGCCAGATTCATTCGGATGGAACGCCGGATCCGGGGGCGCAGTTGTTCCAGGGGAACTGCGCTTTCTGCCATGGGCGCGATGCGGGTGGTGGGGAGTCGGGTCCGGATCTGACGCGATCGCGGCTGGTGCGGTCGGACAAGAACGGCGAGAAGATCAACGATGTGGTGAAGAACGGGCGGCGCGATGGGAAGATGCCGGCATTCAACTTCTCCGAGGCCGACCTGGCGTTGATCGACGGGTTTCTGCATGGGCAGGTGAAGAAGGCAATGAGCGCGAAGCCCGGTGGGCGCAAGGGTGTCGATGTCGAGGACCTGCAGACGGGTAACGTGGCAGCCGGGAAGGCTTACTTCAATGGGGCGGGCGGGTGTGCGAAGTGCCACTCGCCGAC harbors:
- a CDS encoding c-type cytochrome, with protein sequence MRRSDRVRSEGGRPKVAALVAGLVLAGFALTMSWAWQGRVYAASSSSTTTQSPGATPVDPAGEKVYLANCAMCHGKQREGLLHAFPTLVGVKKQLSDDQITDRIHHGKGNMPAFPKIEGADLKALLSFLGSDPLPLTGVPATGAQSQIHSDGTPDPGAQLFQGNCAFCHGRDAGGGESGPDLTRSRLVRSDKNGEKINDVVKNGRRDGKMPAFNFSEADLALIDGFLHGQVKKAMSAKPGGRKGVDVEDLQTGNVAAGKAYFNGAGGCAKCHSPTGDLAGIATRYEGLELEMRMLYPRDVVSKVMVTLPSGEKLAGTVAYQDEFVLGMRDAKGSYHSWPVGEIKFAVDSPVDAHAEQFPKYTDDDVHNLMAYIQTLK